AGTTGTCTGATACAAGATCTAGAGAAAAAATTCCTAAATTTTATTGCATCTGAGATTGGGTACGAGGTTACTGGACGGGTCTTACCCGATCCCAATTCTAATTTTATATTTAGATTTAATAGAAAAATGTTTTGtgaaatatatttttgagaTTGTATGTTTCGCTATGGTGTTTGCATGGACAAGTAGGTCCCGATCGACTTTTTTAGAtgtaatgtttggtatgattttaatagaGTGATAATTGTATGAAGTTTACGTCTCTATAATCGTGAGAGGGTCAACCTTACCAGTACAGTAAAAATAAGCCAAAAATAATAACTTTTTCATGGGGACCCAATAAGAGACTCCAAATACAGTTTAtacgtctcacacaagttgtAAATTGATATTGAGTTTCGACAAAAtactttatttaattttataattcaaTTTTGATGGTTCGATTTTTTATCCGATATTATGGtttttgcatgatttatttattttggttacctaatttttatttatattaaaaataggaTATTAATTcccttgattttgtgagtccagtcaaatatcaatttttaaggttaatcgagtgatactaataattttattgaaatttataaaaattattaatataattatctcgaaatcatttatataattatcatattatataatatataaaaataaataaaaatatttatttgattttaatttatacctactagcatagatttataaaaataatttataaattgagggtaacTAAGTTATTTGTAGTACATTTTATcactaaattaaaattatcacacctaatagaaGAGACATTTTATctctctaaaaaattatttatcaatatcatgagattttaaaaaatgtaccaaacatgAAATAACgatgattatttatcaatctctcCGTTATcttatgtaccaaactatgatTTAAGGTATAGTTGAATGAACATAGATACAAATTTCTATTTTAGATATTAAAGAATTATTAaactatttgatttttaacaattttaaaattcaaaaatataacTTACGACACAATGACGTAATTATATTTGTAACAACCAAATATTGAATTTTATCAGCAATAATGTCGTACAGCGATGcaagaaaatgatttattttaatgaaaaacaaTTTATTGTTTGAAAATATAAGCAAAGCACAATCTTCATTTTCGGAGTTTTATTAAATATCGAAaatagaaaagaaagaaaaacaattTCAGGGTACCGGAATCGAAGCACCGCGTACAACTCGTCAATACCTATGTTACCAAAGCCCTTGCAAATATCATATCATCGTGCAGCCTTAAACCTTTGAGGTGCAATTCCTTCCTCCGACGCAGGATTTTCGCTGTATGCACGAAGGCGGAGTGTGTGCTGACGTAAGCCCTAAAACATCATTCGTGCTTGCACTTAAGCCTCGCCAGGTGCTCCTCGAAGAACTTCAAAGAAACCTGGCGGTGGCCAAGGCAATGGAAAGGAAGCGGCCTGAAAACTCCGCTCAACAAGAAGAGTCTGTTTTGATTTGCTCCATAGCTCTGTGGCTTCAAAATAAAGGCCTACTCAAAGTCCTCAAACGTTTCATCTCCGCAACTCAAATTCAGGTCTGTACAAGCAGTAAAAATTGGTTGTGCAGATTCTCCAAGATTTTCGGGGGAGGAAAATGAGGCAATTTTATGCAATTTGGGTGCTAAGGCTtcattttagaaaaattacaccctatatatactttttttttccaatttgagaACTGCTCCTGCCCAGTGCTCTCTGAGTTAGAACCTTTGTTAGCGTGTCTCTATTACGTCTATAAATATGAAGTGTTCTGCATGATAATCGGGGATTTTCTGTCTTATTTTGCGAGAGATATACTATTGTTCATGCATTTTCATGTTAAATGTGAACATTTCAGCTCCCTATTTCAATTTGATTTGAACTTCGAAGTGTACTGGAAATGGAAGGGATCTGAACAATACACATAAACTATGTTTTCCCATAATATCAATGCTTAAGCCTTTTATTGGTGTGGATTTTTAGGTATTGAATGAAGAAAGTTAGATCATTTTCACTCATTGGAATGTAGGTATACACTTAAATTTATCTGGTAAGTGCTAAAGAGCTTTTCTAGACACTGATAAAGCACATGTTAATGGAAAATAAATCGTTGAAAGAATAAATCATAAGTGCTGTATACGGACATATTTATCTGGCAAGTGCTAAATAACTTTCTAGACATATCGCtaaatgattttaatggaaAACAAATAGTTGAAGGAAAGAAATCTTAAGTGCTGTGTACATGTGTAATATCTTGCTTGTTAAGGCACTGTTTAACTTTTTACTAGAAGTTCCATCTATAGTTTGTAGTTTTACTGGATTATTGTATTTAATCCAGTTTTTGTCCAGGACTATGATTGGAAGGCCAGGGCACTTAACTTGAGTGAGATTTTCTCCAAGTATTTGGATACTTGGTAAGATACCAGGATCCACGAGGATGCTAGCTCTCCTCTTTTTCTTTTGCAAACAGATATTTTCTTTCTGATTTTTTTGAAAGCAtgagaaatatttgaaattttttaatcCGCGTTGCTATGTGATCTGCTGTGGAGTCTGATACCTTATTTGGGCACAAGAGAACTTGAAGTTTCGGATTTCTTTGTACACTGAGATTGTTAGCAACTTTCTTCTGCACAGTCTCATTTGATGGCAGAAGTATTGTTAAAATTAATCTATTTTTGGGAATCGTGAATCATTGGGTCTAAAAATGTTGAAGTTTATATTTGATTCTCATGTTGGACTCCTTTTGTGTGCAGTAATGATACTGACAAAGATAACACCAAAAAGAAGCTGGGTAAATACTGAACGTTTTTGATGTGTTATGTTGACTTTTGTATCAGTCTCATATTTAAAGCCTATTTTTCTTGCAGAAGAACCGGATGCTGCGTCAGCAGAGCAAATTGGTGGTGCACATTGTGCAGTGTCTGAAGGGATTGTAAgtgagaaaaagaaaaagaaaaaggggGATGTCCCAGCCATCAATTCTGAAAGAACTTCTGACGATGCTGCAATCAAAGAAAAAGCAAATGAATCAAATTTGAAGCTCCAATCGGAGAAAGACTGCAAGACAAATGGTGCCCTTATCCACGGTGAACAGAAATCGAAAACGTTTAACGAGTCTACCATGGAAATAGTTTGTGAATTAACACCAGAATTAGGGGATGAATCGGATAAGAAACAAAAGGacaagaaaaaaaagaagaagtcaGAATCAGCAATTACTGCTGAAAACCAATTAAATGCAATCTCTGAGATGACCAAAGGGAAACAGAAAGATCTACTATCAGTGGCAAGCAACGACAAACAAGATTCTGAGGTCATAGTTGAAATGAAAgataaaaagaagaaaaagaaaatgaagactGATGATCTTGTAGCTGACGATATTAATTATGCGTTGGGTATAAATAATAAGGTGTTTTCTGATAAAAATGCAGAAGCACTTGACTCAGAGATACCAATTGATACCGCATGTAAAAAGAAATCAGTTGAGGCTGCTGGAGTTGTGGTTAAGGAATGTAAAAAGTCTTCTAAGAAAAGAAAAGGTCTGGCTTCTGATGAAAATGAAGAACTGCCTATTTTGGATGTGGTGGTTGGGCAATCAAAGCGTAGAAAAACCGACGGTGTTGAGGCACTGATTACACTCCCTGGAGCCAATGGACAAGCTGACAGCCAcaataaagaagaaaattttcAAGTTGGTCGCGAGAGACAAGCTGGTGAAATTCTTGATGGGGATCCCAACAATGGAACGGAGAAACCTGAGCCAACCAAAATCTGCTGCGAAACAGCATAAAAATTCTGCTGAGGTATGTCTCTTTCTGTTGAcaaacatttttagaaaattttgatCATGATTGTCTCTTGATATGCACataatttttaatgttttgtCACAAACCACTCAAAGAGATCCTACTTTAACATAGTGATCAATTTTGTTCTGTGGAACCTCTTGTTAAAAGTTTCTGATAGATGTTATGCGAAATTATTTTCTTGTTCTTTGCAGCCGAAAACGGTAAATGCGTTTCAAAGAGTTAAAATTGGAGAGGTGGAATACGTTGATGAAAGGCTTCAAGATAATTCTTATTGGGCTAAGGTTTGTTGGTTTTCCTCgtttacatttttttaaatttttattacttATCATGTAAACTTGTGCATTTAATTTATACGCCCTAGGTCAATTTGATTTACCATTAAAAAGAATGCACACGTGAATGTGCTTTTGAAGTACAATTTACAATGCCAATATTTTATATGTGCATGATGTAGTATTTATTTCTTCTAAGCTTTTGCAGCATGGTGCTGAAAGTGGTTATGGGGCAAAGGCACAAGAAATCCTCGGTCAGGTCAAAGGAAGGTATGTTTTTCCATGATTTTAGACATTGACCATATCAAATAAAAAGGAATAAATGAAGTTGGGTATAAACGTGAATACTGATAATGTAGCTTGAAAGTTGCAACAATTTTTAACCTGCTTAAGAACTTTATTCGGTAATAGTACTCATGCTTTAAGGATATCACGCAATTATCTCCGTTCACCAAAGGATGTTGGTATGTATCTATGTGCTCATAATCATTCTCTTTCTGTGGGATTGCGTTTGTTGTGTATTCCACTAAAATGCTTGTGGTGTTGCTGTCTAGTTGGTGTCCCCATTTTTTCTACTTTTTTCCATGGAAAAGGACCTCTTCCATTTGTCGGGACACCCAATGGTACATTATTTTGTCACTTGACGGGACCAAATGCAAATTGCCTCTTCCTTCAAGATTAACTGTGACAATATACGTGTTACACAGCAAACAAGATACATGGTCATTAGTTGGATGCTCTCTCTGACGCTTGTCATGGAGAAGAAATCAGTAAATTTTTTTGAAGTCCTTTTTTTTTGTTGGTGTGTTGGTTGATCGATATGGGTTGAGCCAATGCCCCCTGATTTTACCAGCTTTCAGCGCTGACAATCTAATAGGAACTAAAAAGACATCTTGATCTCGGTTCTACTTCTGTGAAGCATAATCGCtccttaaatatatatatgtatacaataATATCTGTGTCTGGATTATATGGTGAATGCTTACATTATTAACGTTTTCTGCTTCACTGACCGTACGCAGAGGCTTCAGACATGAAAAAACCAAGAAGAAGCGTGGTAGCTATAGAGGAGGACAAATTGACCTGCAATCCCATTCGGTAAAATTCAATTACACTGATGACGACTGAGCTGGGAAAACCAACCACTTAGCAACAAATGTGCCTCATGCTTAAGATATTTTTGAACTTGTTTGCCATTATCTCATTTCCAGGTCAATGGTTTGGTTATCACTCCGCAgcatttcttgaaatttttggaGTCTATCTAAATTTTGgtttatctatttatttataTGTGCGACCATTTCAGACATTTCCCAATTCTTGAATCAAACTATTAACCTGTTTGAAAAACACCCTTTCTTCTAATTCGAATTGTTGGTTTTTTTCCTTCTGCGTGATTTCAATCCGATTTCTCCTTTGGTCGACTATTATCCAGGGATGATCGTATATATTaagaattaataaataattgttGATTCAATGGTTAATCTCGTTGTAGGGAGAAAATAACAGCGGGaaagtatatatatactatattattaagtttgaCACACTTAGAGTAACTATTTTTTGGTGTCGAtgtattaataattatatatcttaataaattattaaaattttaatgcaagTCACATGTAATTCAATGGACAGAGTCTTTGTTTCTTAGACATCAAATTTTATGGGTTCAATCCTtaacggatctcttatttgggtcacttatgaaaaaatattattttttatgttatgagtattattttttattgtgaatatgggtagggttgatctgTTTCACAGATTattatccgtgagacgatctcacatgagactcgctcatttctcaaaatataaaagtttaggGAAGCAAGAAAGAttcgataaaataaaaatagtagtTACAGTACCAGACAGGTAATGTGCCCTaatcagaaaaataaaaataaagtggCCTTTCAATAAAAATACTTCCATTCGTAAGTACCAGAGTAACCCAAAGGCCACAATGCTTCTAGTTTTCAGTTCATGTATCATTCTTGAATAATAAATTCGTGAAGACGATCATTTTCGAGTTTTATTTTCCcaatattaattaatgaatgAAATGGAAGCAATTTAATGGGAACAAAAGAAAAGTATGATTCTAAGTATCGGTGCCGTTCATAGGAAAGGGACACCACCAAAATTTGTCGACGATAAAGAATTGGGAAATTCTTGACTTGTGAGAGGGTTTGTTGGTTGGTCATTTTCATGCCACTTATCTCAAGTCTAAATAATTGTAAATGTAAGTTTTTTCtcctcaaaaataatttctaggAAAACTTTTGAAAAAAATGTGCAAAAAACTTATTTAAACAATATAACTCTCTAATATGCTTGATCCTCTAGTATGACAAGCCCAAATAACTAATTTTGACTGTCATTGACACTCACGTTCCACTTTAGTGAGATTGTACACTTGTATTTTATAaacaattattttcaatttaaaccAAATAAGATTGTCCAATCTATGTTATTTTTAGAGTTCAATCCACGACACATCTTAAATAAAACCCATTTTATAATTTCTTGCAATAGTTGGTATATAAGATTCGTATTAAACCCTACGGAATTCAGAATTCGAGAGTATCGCCGAATTAAACATTAATAATGTTATTGAATCAGTTTCAATTTGCTCTATCATATACAAGGTGTAAGCTTGATCAACCTCAAGCTTATTATGAATGGAACACTTTCTCATAATAGATTAAATTTGACTACGGGTtatttcaaatcaaataataataaaaagcaaggaacaaataatgataataatagaaaattttaataatataataaatgcTCCATAATAAGTAATATCTCCCGTgtaagggaaaaaaaaaaagagaatatTTTGAAACGTTGCCAAGAATTGATGACAAGCATCGAGTTGCGTGCGAAGAAAGCAAATAAATAACGAAGAAGAGGCCCCGCCGCCATCGGCGGGCCTGTTGACTTTTATGGCGTACACAATATACGGA
The Primulina eburnea isolate SZY01 chromosome 5, ASM2296580v1, whole genome shotgun sequence genome window above contains:
- the LOC140832377 gene encoding uncharacterized protein codes for the protein MHEGGVCADVSPKTSFVLALKPRQVLLEELQRNLAVAKAMERKRPENSAQQEESVLICSIALWLQNKGLLKVLKRFISATQIQDYDWKARALNLSEIFSKYLDTCNDTDKDNTKKKLEEPDAASAEQIGGAHCAVSEGIVSEKKKKKKGDVPAINSERTSDDAAIKEKANESNLKLQSEKDCKTNGALIHGEQKSKTFNESTMEIVCELTPELGDESDKKQKDKKKKKKSESAITAENQLNAISEMTKGKQKDLLSVASNDKQDSEVIVEMKDKKKKKKMKTDDLVADDINYALGINNKVFSDKNAEALDSEIPIDTACKKKSVEAAGVVVKECKKSSKKRKGLASDENEELPILDVVVGQSKRRKTDGVEALITLPGANGQADSHNKEENFQVGRERQAGEILDGDPNNGTEKPEPTKICCETA